In Pseudomonas fluorescens, a genomic segment contains:
- the thiI gene encoding tRNA uracil 4-sulfurtransferase ThiI, whose translation MKLIVKVFPEITIKSRPVRMRFIRQLAKNIRAVLRDLDPAVVVNGVWDNLELETRVTDPKALKDMTERLSCMPGIAHFLQVDEYPLGDFDDITEKCKQHFGDELEGKIFSVRCKRAGKHPFSSMDVEKYVGSKLRRECGAAGISLKAPQIEVRMEIRDQRLFVIHSQHDSIGGYPLGALEQTLVLMSGGFDSTVAAYQIMRRGLMSHFCFFNLGGRAHELGVMEVAHYIWKKYGSSQRVLFVSVPFEEVLGEILGKVDNSHMGVVLKRMMLRAASRIADQLQIDALVTGEAISQVSSQTLPNLSLIDCVTEKLVLRPLIASHKQDIIDLAEKIGTADFAKHMPEYCGVISVNPKTHAKRNRVEYEEQQFDMAILERALENAKLVPIDRVIDELGQDVQIEEVSEALAGQIVIDIRHPDAAEDEPLEIAGIDVQTLPFYALNARFKELDNSRQYLLYCDKGVMSRLHAHHLLSEGHANVRVYRPS comes from the coding sequence ATGAAATTAATCGTTAAAGTCTTCCCAGAGATCACCATCAAGAGCCGACCGGTACGGATGCGTTTCATCCGTCAGTTGGCCAAGAACATCCGTGCCGTGCTCCGCGATCTGGACCCGGCTGTGGTGGTGAACGGCGTGTGGGACAACCTCGAGCTGGAAACCCGCGTGACCGACCCCAAAGCCTTGAAGGACATGACCGAACGGCTGAGCTGCATGCCGGGTATCGCGCATTTCCTGCAGGTGGACGAGTATCCACTGGGCGACTTCGACGACATCACCGAAAAGTGCAAGCAGCACTTCGGTGATGAGCTGGAAGGGAAGATTTTTTCGGTGCGCTGCAAGCGTGCCGGCAAGCACCCGTTCAGCTCCATGGACGTCGAGAAATACGTCGGCAGCAAGCTGCGTCGCGAGTGCGGCGCAGCCGGAATTTCCTTGAAAGCGCCACAAATTGAAGTGCGCATGGAAATTCGCGACCAACGGTTGTTCGTGATCCATAGCCAGCACGACAGCATCGGCGGCTACCCGCTGGGTGCCCTGGAACAGACCCTGGTACTCATGTCTGGCGGTTTCGATTCCACGGTGGCGGCCTACCAGATCATGCGCCGCGGGCTGATGAGCCATTTCTGCTTCTTTAACCTGGGCGGGCGTGCACACGAATTGGGCGTGATGGAAGTCGCGCATTACATCTGGAAGAAGTACGGCAGCTCCCAGCGTGTGCTATTTGTGAGCGTGCCGTTCGAGGAAGTGCTCGGGGAAATTCTCGGCAAAGTCGATAACAGTCATATGGGCGTAGTATTGAAGCGTATGATGTTGCGCGCTGCGTCCCGAATCGCCGATCAGTTGCAGATCGACGCGCTGGTGACCGGCGAAGCGATCTCCCAGGTCTCCAGCCAGACGCTGCCGAACCTGTCGCTGATCGACTGTGTGACCGAAAAGCTGGTGTTGCGCCCGCTGATCGCCAGCCACAAGCAGGACATCATCGACCTGGCGGAAAAAATCGGCACCGCTGATTTCGCCAAGCATATGCCTGAATATTGCGGGGTCATCTCGGTGAACCCCAAGACCCACGCCAAGCGCAACCGCGTGGAGTACGAAGAACAACAGTTTGACATGGCGATTCTGGAGCGTGCGCTCGAGAACGCCAAGCTGGTCCCGATCGATCGAGTCATCGATGAACTGGGCCAGGATGTGCAGATCGAAGAAGTCAGCGAAGCCCTGGCCGGCCAGATCGTCATCGACATCCGTCACCCGGATGCCGCGGAGGATGAGCCGCTGGAAATCGCTGGCATCGACGTACAAACGCTGCCGTTCTATGCATTGAACGCGCGTTTCAAGGAACTGGATAACAGCCGTCAGTACCTGCTGTATTGCGACAAAGGCGTGATGAGTCGCCTGCATGCCCACCATTTGCTCAGTGAGGGGCATGCCAATGTGCGCGTTTATCGACCGAGCTAA
- a CDS encoding YkgJ family cysteine cluster protein translates to MKPQLIAAAELDRLETWQKYSAHMCGGCVSSCCTLPVEVKIKDLIRIGIVDEFELGDPPKNIAKRLQKEGIVERYNNKSEIFTLQRMSNNDCLYLDRKTRFCTIYDKRPDTCRNHPKIGPRPGYCAYKPKEVVRETKFKTLDKF, encoded by the coding sequence ATGAAGCCTCAACTGATCGCCGCCGCGGAACTCGACCGTCTCGAGACTTGGCAGAAATACTCCGCCCACATGTGCGGTGGCTGCGTGTCCAGCTGCTGCACGCTGCCGGTTGAGGTGAAGATCAAGGACCTGATCCGCATTGGCATCGTCGATGAATTCGAGCTCGGCGACCCGCCGAAAAACATCGCCAAGCGTTTGCAGAAGGAAGGCATTGTCGAACGCTACAACAACAAATCCGAGATTTTTACCCTGCAGCGCATGAGCAACAACGACTGCTTGTACCTGGATCGTAAGACGCGCTTCTGCACTATTTATGACAAGCGTCCGGATACCTGCCGCAACCACCCGAAAATCGGGCCGCGCCCGGGGTATTGCGCATATAAGCCGAAGGAAGTGGTGCGCGAAACCAAGTTCAAGACCCTCGATAAGTTCTGA
- the typA gene encoding translational GTPase TypA: protein MIENLRNIAIIAHVDHGKTTLVDKLLRQSGTLERNELNDERVMDSNDQEKERGITILAKNTAINWNGYHINIVDTPGHADFGGEVERVMSMVDSVLLLVDAQDGPMPQTRFVTKKAFEAGLRPIVCINKVDRPGARPDWVLDQIFDLFDNLGATEEQLDFQVIYASALNGIAGLEHTAMAEDMTPLYQAIVDHVPPPKVDRDGPFQMQISALDYNSFLGVIGVGRIARGSVKPNTPVVAIGADGKKRNGRILKLMGHHGLHRIDVEEAFAGDIVCVSGMDSLFISDTLCQPDTVEAMKPLTVDEPTVSMTFQVNDSPFCGKEGKFVTSRNIKERLDKELLYNVALRVEEGDSADKFKVSGRGELHLSVLIETMRREGFEMGVGRPEVIIRTVDGVKQEPFENVTIDTPEESQGKVMEEMGLRKGDLTNMVPDGKGRVRLEYNIPARGLIGFRNQFLTLTNGAGILTSIFDRYDTMKSGDMSGRQNGVLVSVETGKALTYSLETLQARGKLFVEHGQEIYNGQIVGLNSRDNDMGVNPTKGKKLDNMRASGKDETIALVPPVRFTLEQALEFIQDDELCEVTPKSIRLRKKILDEGERTRAAKKAKN, encoded by the coding sequence GTGATCGAAAATCTACGTAACATCGCCATCATTGCTCACGTTGACCATGGTAAAACCACCCTGGTAGACAAACTCTTGCGTCAATCCGGCACCCTGGAGCGCAACGAGCTCAACGACGAGCGCGTGATGGACTCCAACGACCAGGAAAAAGAGCGCGGTATTACCATCCTGGCTAAAAACACCGCTATCAACTGGAACGGCTACCACATCAACATCGTGGATACCCCGGGCCACGCCGACTTCGGCGGCGAAGTAGAACGCGTAATGTCGATGGTTGACTCCGTTCTGCTGCTGGTTGACGCTCAAGACGGTCCTATGCCGCAAACCCGTTTCGTGACCAAGAAGGCTTTCGAAGCCGGCCTGCGTCCGATCGTGTGCATCAACAAGGTTGACCGTCCAGGCGCGCGTCCGGACTGGGTTCTGGACCAGATCTTCGACCTGTTCGACAACCTGGGCGCTACCGAAGAGCAACTTGATTTCCAAGTAATCTACGCATCGGCCCTGAACGGTATTGCCGGTCTGGAACACACCGCCATGGCGGAAGACATGACCCCGCTGTACCAGGCGATCGTTGACCACGTTCCACCACCGAAGGTTGACCGTGACGGTCCGTTCCAGATGCAAATCTCGGCACTGGACTACAACAGCTTCCTGGGTGTTATCGGCGTTGGCCGTATCGCCCGTGGTAGCGTCAAGCCGAACACCCCGGTTGTGGCTATCGGCGCCGACGGCAAGAAGCGTAACGGCCGTATCCTGAAGCTGATGGGCCACCACGGCCTGCACCGTATCGACGTTGAAGAAGCCTTCGCCGGCGACATCGTGTGCGTCAGCGGCATGGACTCGCTGTTCATCTCCGACACCCTGTGCCAGCCGGACACTGTCGAGGCGATGAAGCCTCTGACCGTTGACGAGCCAACCGTTTCCATGACCTTCCAGGTAAACGACTCGCCTTTCTGCGGTAAAGAAGGCAAGTTCGTGACTTCCCGTAACATCAAGGAACGTCTGGACAAAGAGCTGCTGTACAACGTTGCACTGCGCGTTGAAGAAGGCGACTCGGCTGACAAGTTCAAGGTTTCCGGCCGTGGTGAGCTGCACCTCTCGGTACTGATCGAAACCATGCGTCGCGAAGGCTTCGAAATGGGCGTTGGTCGTCCTGAAGTGATCATCCGTACTGTTGACGGCGTGAAGCAGGAACCGTTCGAAAACGTCACCATCGACACCCCTGAAGAATCCCAGGGCAAGGTCATGGAAGAGATGGGCCTGCGTAAGGGCGACCTGACCAACATGGTGCCGGATGGCAAAGGCCGTGTGCGTCTGGAATACAACATCCCTGCTCGTGGTCTGATCGGTTTCCGTAACCAGTTCCTGACCCTGACCAACGGTGCTGGCATCCTGACCTCGATCTTCGATCGCTACGACACCATGAAGTCCGGCGACATGTCCGGCCGTCAGAACGGTGTTCTGGTATCGGTAGAAACCGGCAAGGCGCTGACCTACTCCCTGGAAACCCTCCAGGCGCGTGGCAAGCTGTTCGTTGAACACGGTCAAGAGATCTACAACGGTCAGATCGTTGGCCTGAACAGCCGTGACAACGACATGGGCGTCAACCCAACCAAAGGCAAGAAGCTCGACAACATGCGTGCTTCGGGTAAAGACGAAACCATCGCCCTGGTTCCACCTGTTCGCTTCACCCTGGAACAGGCCCTGGAATTCATCCAGGACGACGAGCTGTGCGAAGTCACGCCTAAGTCGATCCGCCTGCGTAAGAAGATCCTGGACGAAGGCGAGCGTACCCGCGCTGCCAAGAAAGCCAAGAACTGA
- the glnA gene encoding glutamate--ammonia ligase, translating to MSKSVQLIKDHDVKWIDLRFTDTKGTQHHVTMPARDALDDAFFEEGKMFDGSSIAGWKGIEASDMILMPDDSTAVLDPFTEDPTLIIVCDVIEPSTMQGYDRDPRAIAKRAEEYLKSTGIGDTVFVGPEPEFFIFDSVKFKSDISGSMFKIFSEQGSWMSDQDVEGGNKGHRPGIKGGYFPVPPFDHDHEIRTSMCNAMEEMGLVIEVHHHEVATAGQNEIGVKFNTLVAKADEVQTLKYCVHNVADAYGRTATFMPKPLYGDNGSGMHVHLSIAKEGKNTFAGEGYAGLSDTALYFIGGIIKHGKALNGFTNPSTNSYKRLVPGFEAPVMLAYSARNRSASIRIPYVSSPRARRIEARFPDPAANPYLAFAALVMAGLDGIQNKIHPGDAADKNLYDLPPEEAKEIPQVCGSLKEALEELDKGRAFLTKGGVFSDDFIDAYIELKSEEEIKVRTFVHPLEYELYYSC from the coding sequence ATGTCGAAGTCGGTTCAACTCATCAAAGATCATGACGTTAAATGGATTGATCTGCGCTTCACGGACACAAAAGGCACTCAGCACCACGTGACCATGCCGGCTCGCGACGCGCTGGATGACGCTTTCTTCGAAGAAGGCAAAATGTTCGACGGCTCCTCCATTGCCGGTTGGAAAGGCATCGAAGCTTCCGACATGATCCTGATGCCGGACGACAGCACTGCCGTGCTGGACCCGTTCACCGAAGACCCAACCCTGATCATCGTCTGCGACGTGATCGAGCCTTCGACCATGCAAGGCTACGACCGCGACCCACGTGCGATCGCCAAGCGTGCCGAGGAATACCTGAAGTCGACCGGTATCGGCGACACCGTATTCGTAGGCCCTGAGCCAGAATTCTTCATCTTTGATTCGGTCAAGTTCAAGTCCGACATCTCCGGCTCCATGTTCAAGATCTTCTCCGAACAAGGTTCGTGGATGTCCGACCAGGACGTGGAAGGCGGCAACAAAGGCCACCGTCCAGGCATCAAAGGTGGCTACTTCCCAGTTCCGCCATTCGACCACGACCACGAAATCCGTACCTCCATGTGCAACGCCATGGAAGAAATGGGCCTGGTCATCGAAGTGCACCACCACGAAGTGGCCACTGCCGGCCAGAACGAAATCGGTGTGAAATTCAACACCCTGGTGGCCAAGGCTGACGAAGTCCAGACCCTGAAGTACTGCGTACACAACGTGGCTGATGCCTACGGCCGTACCGCGACCTTCATGCCTAAGCCTCTGTACGGCGATAACGGCTCGGGTATGCACGTTCACCTGTCCATCGCTAAAGAAGGCAAGAACACCTTCGCTGGCGAAGGTTATGCCGGCCTGTCCGACACCGCCCTGTACTTCATCGGCGGTATCATCAAGCACGGTAAGGCCCTGAACGGCTTCACCAACCCGTCGACCAACTCCTACAAGCGTCTGGTTCCAGGCTTCGAAGCGCCGGTCATGCTGGCCTACTCGGCACGCAACCGTTCTGCCTCGATCCGTATTCCTTACGTGTCCAGCCCGCGCGCTCGCCGTATCGAAGCCCGCTTCCCGGATCCAGCAGCCAACCCATACCTGGCCTTCGCTGCTCTGGTCATGGCTGGCCTGGACGGTATCCAGAACAAGATCCACCCTGGCGACGCCGCCGACAAAAACTTGTACGACCTGCCGCCTGAAGAGGCCAAAGAGATCCCACAAGTGTGCGGCAGCCTGAAAGAAGCCCTGGAAGAGCTGGACAAGGGCCGTGCGTTCCTGACCAAAGGCGGCGTATTCAGCGACGACTTCATCGATGCCTACATCGAGCTGAAAAGCGAAGAAGAAATCAAAGTACGCACCTTCGTACACCCACTGGAATACGAGCTGTACTACAGCTGCTGA
- a CDS encoding chorismate mutase gives MKRRLVFALLFVTTSASAAPASLEPLLNSIAERLAIADQVALSKWDSKKPVEDKKREQEVIASVIAQAPNYKLAPAAAEQFFSAQIEANKLVQYTHLSDWQFQGKAPDDPRPDLVKQIRPQLDQLQKRLLQELADFTPQRTDQKCPQWLAEAVHEPLNEPLQQLAMIRATAELCIHTGE, from the coding sequence TTGAAACGTCGACTTGTATTTGCCCTGCTGTTCGTCACTACCAGTGCGAGCGCCGCGCCAGCCAGCCTTGAGCCATTGCTCAACAGCATCGCCGAACGCCTGGCCATCGCCGACCAGGTCGCCCTGAGCAAATGGGACAGCAAAAAGCCCGTAGAGGACAAGAAGCGCGAACAGGAGGTCATCGCCAGCGTCATCGCCCAGGCCCCCAACTACAAACTGGCGCCCGCCGCCGCCGAGCAATTTTTCTCAGCGCAGATAGAGGCGAACAAACTGGTGCAGTACACCCACCTGTCCGACTGGCAGTTCCAGGGCAAGGCACCCGATGACCCGCGCCCTGACCTGGTGAAGCAGATTCGCCCGCAGCTGGATCAATTGCAAAAACGCCTGCTGCAAGAACTGGCGGACTTCACCCCGCAACGCACCGACCAAAAGTGCCCGCAGTGGCTGGCCGAGGCGGTGCATGAGCCGTTGAACGAGCCGTTGCAGCAACTGGCGATGATTCGCGCCACTGCCGAGCTGTGTATCCACACAGGCGAATAA